tcatggaagagacaaaagactcttcctgtggagttgtctgcttccccccaaCTTCCTTACCAGACCCCCACTGTCTAACTGTATGAGTGTGAGACATGCTAAAATCCAGTGGCcccaaggcattatacaataaaataatgtgattaatacataaataaaagaaattcctaTACACAGGTCATCAACCCCCAAAGTATTTGTGTATCAGCCTGCTCTCAAACCAGAGATCTTTCATCTGTTAGCCAAATGTGTAAATCACTACACTGTTGTGGCGTCCAGTTGGTAAATGTCATTTACATTGGATTAAGCTGCTTTAGTATTTATCTGCAAGGGACTTTACACCCCAGCTCTTCCTTTCATGTAATGTTTGATGACATCATTTTCATATCAGTTGTTGTCACCTGCTCTATTCTGGAGTCATGCGCCTGCTTTTCCCACCTCCACTTTTCCATGTACTTTTCCAGATATAAGTGAAAATCAAAATAACAACCTTCTTTTGACCACAGTGGTCTATAGTAAACCAAAGTATGGTTTTATAGAGTTGTGAACTAAATCTTTGTGTTCTTACCAGCAGTTTACCAGCTTTCTCTTTCATAGAAGGAGTATTTTAAAGATCACACACTGTCTTGTGTTCCAGGGCTTGGCTGAAGGAGATGCTGTCTCTGGTGAGAGGGGAGCCTCAGAGTAGTGAGGGAAGCGACCTGGAACAGCTCATTAAAAAGCATGATGAGTATCGCGTCCAGATTGACAGACAACTAATCAAATCGACGGCCATCAAACAGAAAGGAAGTCGTCTGATTGAGGATGGAAACTTCATGTCTGAGAAGGTAGTTTGGCACATCAAACATCAACAACATTAGAAATGCCTCCAAATGGCTGATATCCCACTGTATATTCCTCCTCTCAGGTGGAGCAGCGTATCTGTgagctggaggagctggagatGCGGGTGGAGAAGGTTTGGGAGGAAACCAGGCTGCTGTATCAGGAGGATCTGGAGATTGTCCTTCTACAGAGAGAGCTGGAGCAGGCTGAGCGCTGGCTGAACTCCTATGAAAGCACTCTGATGGCTGAGGAATACGGGGTATGCTAATGCTGAGGATTGGACAGAAAAGTGAAATGGACAGATGTCTCTATGGGTCATGCACACTTTTCACTTTTCAACTCTTTTGTAGCGATTCAGGGAAACTGTTGCCCTGTATCAGGGTATAATTTTGCATTTAGTGTGTTAGTAATGCAGATAAATGCAGAGGTAGGAGGAAAAAAGATATCTAACATAAAATGACTTGCTCCTTGTTGTCCAATGTTCAATAtggatgtgtttttattttcctcctgAAGGAAGGCCATGTTATACCTGTTATAATAATAGACTCAGTGCACCTGtttgaaataaactgaaattaTCCTTGAAGGAAGATTTCAGAGGATGGAGTCCCCAAGACATTACTCAGAACTTGTGGCATTAAAACCTCTCTTAACCAGAACATTTTCTGTGGTTCCTCCAGGATTCTGTGTCTGACGTTATGGAGCTCCTTAAGAGGCAGGAGGACTTGGAGGCCATGATCCAGGCCCAGAGTGACCGTTTCATTGCacttcagaaaaagaaaacacaggtaacattaacaaCAGGAAAGATTAGAGGTTCACAGACTAAATCAAAGGCTGTAAAAGCctattttttccccaaacactGGTTTTATCTGTCTTTATTAGGTACTGAGATcttaaaaatgtcttaaaaccattgattttgatttttgtagTGCATGAACCCTGTTAAAAACACTGTCTTTTTTATTGCAGAGGGAAAACAGACTGGGTCTTCATGGAAATGAAGAGAAGGACCTCCAGTACAGAAGGCCTCCAGCTAGAGTTTCCTCCCTGAGAAGTAAACCATCAGAACCAAAGACCCCACGGATCTCCTCGAGAGATGTTAACCGAGCCAGCAGTGGCAGGCAGAAAGACAGAACAATCAGACCATCCGTGCTGGAGAAGAAAGCAGAAACAGTCTCTAGTTCTCCTAGCCCTCCTCTCAGTCCGCCACTGGGACCTGGATCAGGTTCAAAGATTAGCAAAAAAGTAGAATTGGCTGACAGTTCTGATGAGTCTGATGAGTCCAGCCCCAGCCCGACAGTTAACACCGGGAGAAGGCGAATCAAAAATTCGCACCTAAATTCTGACACTCCCCTTGGAGAATCAGCTGATTCCTCTTCACCACCGCCTCCTCAGTTCCATTCATTGAAAGAGACTCGGCCTAGGTCCAAACCACCTGTGGCTCCAAAGCCCAGAATTTCCTTTTCAGAGCAGGCGTTTGACCGCCGCTCTGATTCTCCAAACCATCCAGAGAAACCCACCACTCCACCAAACTCACCTTCAGCAATCAGACGACTTGTTGCCCCCACTGAACCgccaccacctccacctgtgAAAGAAAGATGTATTCGCCCTAAATCACCAACATCTAGGCAGCCTGATGTGCCTGGCTCTCCTGCTCCACCTGCTGCTCATGACATCACACCACCCAACGCCCCGACTGCTGCACCAATCACAAAGGAGGATAATGAGTCACCCGACCTTGTTCCCCCCTCTCCTAGACCTCGACAAAAGTCTTTAGATCTAGCAGAGGGGCAACCCGAACCTGAGGTACAAACTGTCTTATTCATTAAATTAATAATCATCATCAACCACATGTTCTCACACCTGTCATACTTACTGTCAGGTCACACCTGGGGAGCCAATCAGAATGGAGGGCGTGTTGGAGATTAAGCTGAAACAAGGGGGAAACAAGGTGAGAGACATGTTACACATCTGTAAATGATGATATGATAGAGAATGGTAGTTTAAAGAGATATCTAAAAACGGAATTTCATATTGTGCATTAACCCAACCTGCTTCTTTGTTTGAtatgttttgattttatttccaCATCTCTATCAAACTGGATGGACAACCTGATGGAAAAGGAGCTATTCAGCTTCCCAGTTGGATTTTCCAATTTTTATGTCTTGTAATAAGAGGAAAACCGTGGTTGCTCACACAGTATGAAATCATGCTCTTGAGAAGGTATCCAGTTGTGATTTTTTTGCTGTACTGAGTAGCTGCTTAAAGGAGGAAGATGCTGTACTCAGGATTGTTTCTAAAGGCTAAAGAAAATGATGTAACATTATAGTGTTGCACACTTAAAGTGAGAGGAGATAAGCAGAGTGAATTGCTCTGTTGTTTTCCTCGTACTTCCACACCCTGAAGACGGCAGAAGCTGATACACATTGGTGTATTTTTAATGCCATTAGCCAGTAAAATGAAGgccttttattactttttaaaacctACTTTGAGTACCTGGATGTTTTATGCCAGTTTTCTTTTTGCCACTCTACCCTTCCATTAGCACCGGTGGTTTGAGAGACACCAGTGGTGCtccttttatttccttttattcCTGAGAACCTTTTTGGGTTATGGCAGCCTGTTTGTTGTGCCCACTGTTGAAGCGTTGGCTGAGACTCCTCTTTTGTTGCAGGGTCTGGAGCACTGGGAGGAGGTCTTTGCTGTTCTGCAGGGAGATACTCTCAGCCTGTTTAAAGACACGGCAGCTGCTGCGCAGGTAGAGAACATTAAAAAGCCACAGCATCACTGACAGCACTGCCTACATGACATGACAGCAGTTTGGGTAAAAACAATTAAGTTCTGTCCTGACTACAACACTAACACTCTGGTATTCTTCTCCTTTTCTATGTTGCGGcttttgagccgggtcgtaacagtGCGTttagctgctcccttatttcaAAGGTATCGCCATAGCAGATGGACATGTTTGATAGTATCATGTGTCCTTGACACAACGATCCCATTTACCTAGGCTCCCCCGTGGCTGGGTTTGTATCTTCTCCCAAATTCAAACTGAGGATCTTTCACATGTaagatgaatgtgtgtgtgtatcctgagaaatgcatttatttgtttaaagaaaacattaaaaataatcaataaataataaattcacacatttctttttctaaCGTATTCAACAAGGAATCAAATAAGGGCGTCCATTAATAGAGATTAATAGAGGTGGCAGACATGATTCTCTTTGTTTCTAATTCAGTCCTCATTTAGGATTTGAAAATCTCTTCATGCTCTGAATAGACGTCACCATAATCAATGCAGAAACTAACTTTAAAGGTTTTCAAAATATTTTGGTAACTTGAATGAggattttttacttttatccaaatctggagatttttttttctttcaaagtgTTTTTAGCATGATCATCTTTATTGGAAACATTTTCATATATTAAATTACTTCAACTTTCTTAATCTCAAGTTACTTTCAAACAATTAAGTTTAtgcaatgaaatgaaatgtctgTTGGAGTTAAATTCAAAATTTTCCAAAATTCAAAGGAACTTGCTGCCaaggctgctgtttttgtgttcTTCAGACACAGAATAATTACTTGCAGTTGAGCGTAGGTCGTGTCTAATGCATGCTCAGTGtgtaaggaaaaagaaaatactgcAGCTTATTTTTCTACAGGAAGGATTATAACCACAGTGTTCTCCATCTGCTTCTGCACATTCTCTAATAATCTCAGTGAGGTTACACTGTTTAACTCTGTTGTGCTTTCGCAGAGGACCTCTAGGTGGCCTCCTATCAACGTAGTTGGAGCAGTTTGCAGGGAGAATCGCTACTACAGAAGGAAGGAGAACACTTTCAGACTAATGTAAGAGCTGCACGCTTCATGTAAACACAAGCACAACACAACATTGGAGCATTGGAAAATTGACTTTAATGTTGTTGCTAAAGTTAGAAAACACAGCTTCTCTATGCTCTATGACTGTCTGATGTATAGGACATTCTGAAACTTCATATTTACACTTAAAATTGGCTACCATATTTTTTGGACTAAaggtgcacttaaaatcctttaattttctcaaaaatcgacagtgcggcttataatctggtgcgccTTATTTATGAAGTTGATTGTTGAAGCATTGCGGCTACCGTAATCAGGAACCTTGCGGATCACTTCCAACTTAAATGAATACAGAATacaaaacagcagtgacttttgtagggttactgaagttggactagctggtatataatgatgtgctacgtgatcggtagtgacacagctatgttagcatagcataaacacagtgaagctggaggatgaacgctaacttttttccactcgataaaagttaacgtgagggttcccgatggttagagacaaatgcaaaagtatggcaggatgctgtaaacggatcaaacttcagtcaggagaacaactgaaataatccatccacaatacaaggttagtcatcaatatactgcaacaacaagggaatagagcagctgtgatagaattcaacattaatgaatcaatggtacagaagtggaggaagcatgAAGAATGAgatgagtaaagtttgacttatctgactgctttgtttcacttattgcgccttataatccggtgcgccttatgtatgaaaacagacccaATCATTgacagtgcaccttatggtccaaaaaatacggTATTTGTTTCTTAGCACTGTGAAACTATATTATAAGTTGGAATTGTTCATGGTgctattgatttttttaaaaatttgtggCTCCCCATTGATCTTTCAAATAAATTCTCCCTGTGTCATACTTTGGTCTCGTTTATGCATTTCTTTACATCATTATATGCCGTATTTTCTTATGCAAAACATTTTTAGGAAGACTTATTTTTCTGTACTTGTGTTGTGCTTTCTGTCTCTCAGACTGGAGGATGGCAGTCAGTATGTATTTGCAGCATCAAGCAAGGAGCTCCAGCTCGTCTGGATGAAAAAGCTCCAGAACTGTCCGGAATCTGCCAGCAGTGACTCTGACGACTCCGGGTGAGCGCTCACTCATGGTTGATCAATTTTAATGGACCTAAGAGAAAGCTCTCAGACTCAAAGTGTTTGTGACTTTTGGATCATAAGTGATTACTCAGTTCAACTGGAGAATGTGAAATGTTTGAGgttaagcaaaaaaaataaaaataaaagttgtgtaTCGCAAGGTTGCAAATGAGAACTGAAAGAattaaaaggaaagaaatttACAAAACGTAGCTGAGTGGAAAATCTAAACTACAGATTTGTAAGTTTGGAAATTGTAGTTATGATAAtgcacttttaaaaactgaataagTGCAATACAAATTACAGTATAACAAGTGGGATTAAACATAAGTGTTAATGTCAAACATGTAACCTCATCATCTACTGAAACAAGACTGGTGATATAACCTAAAATCACTATCACTCAATATTAATAAAAGCTGGTGATAGCAACATATTTTTGGTGTTATTGCACATAAACATTTATACGAATTGTTCAGTGTATTCCTACTCAAATGGTCCTGGCACAAGCTAGGGTGCTTCACCTCCTCTTGGATCTGTTGTCATACGTTGCAAAGTCCAATCActttaataacaataacagGTTGTTTAAAATCAGAGTAACATAAAAGGCCTGTctgtttctatttttgttttgataacACTTTAAAATTAACCTTGTTGATAAGAGAGCAAAGCAAAACAGTGAACAAAGAACAAGCATGTGTCGTGAAGAAAACATGACACAAACCAGGCTTTCAGGATCAATCTTTTGATGTATGCCACTAAGTGGCTGGGGAACTCTATGTGGTTGCACATCGATGAGAGGGGTTGGCTCCCAGTGCAAGATGTACATCATGTATTTGGAGCTGCTACCTGCTTTTATACCTTTTGTCCATTTCTGGTCCAGCATGTCCTGGTCAGCACCGGTGTTACAATAGTGGTTTCTTGCATAAACATGCAAGTCAGGACATGCTCCCATCCCCTGTTAAAGCTGCCTCGCTCTCTGTTGTTATGGTGCAGTGTTCATTCTCTGTCTTGCCTCTTGAGAGGACAGTTCAGCTAAAGGTTTGCTTTCAGCTATGGTGGCAATGATCAAAACTGTGAGGGCTTAATCTACAAGGGGTGTGTGTGACCATGAATGGCAAGCGTaggtatgttttctttttctagtGCTCTTTTACAAATGGAATGCAGCAGCCCTCAGAAGTCCCTGTGCCCTGTGATGTGCCACATAGTTTCATTAAACACATTCAGGATGTTTGTCTGCTTTGCTGACAGCCAGATATAAAGCTTTACATAAACAGAAGCTCTGCCGTTGGATTTTGGAGGCCATTTCCCCAGCATAAAGTACCAAAGGTCTCTCCTTGCTTCAGTGTGTGAGACCACATACCACCAGGGAATGGCAGCCTTATGTGTTCCATTTAAAAGGGTTTATATGTCACAAATCCAGAGGGTTCATATGAGAGGTtgacccaaaagcagactcaaGAGCTGACTTTTTGATCAGGCTTTATTTACACACCAAAACAAGGACTAtctgtacacacatgcacacgagcacgcacacacacacacacacacacaccagtggaGAGTAGAGTGGAGCGGGATCTCTGGCAAGCAGTTCTGAAACAGAGGAAAAACTGAAATGGCAGAGGAAGGGGTCTATAGGTGAGTGTGGGCTGAGGAATGTTTGCTTACTTGCAAGCTGCAGCCGAGACCCTTCATGGAGGGTAACCAATTGAGTGTCCTGGCAGGGAGCAAGCACTGGAGGTAGCGGGGAATCCGTTTCAGGATTCCAGAGGACTTCGGGTGGGCATAGTGGGCAGGAGAGCAGGCAGGTAGGTGAGGTGAGTAGCTGATCCTTTCCAAGAAAGTTGCAGGTGAGTATTGCGAATGCAGCAGTGGATGGATCTTGGAGGACATGACCAGGAACCGAGACACAAggaaacaagatttttttttttaacagagacCGAATCACTGAATCATGATTCTTAGAAGGCCTAGTTACTACGAGAGGTAGAGTGGAGGAAGACGCTGGCCTTAAGAACCCTCTTGCTGATTGGCTGGTGAATGGGACTCAGGTGAGACACCAGGACTCCGCCCAAGAGGGTAAACACAAGAAACTCACCACCTCCAGCTGGAAAATCCCAGACACTCCCACGGACCATAAGAGATATTTGTGCTGCAGCTAGCTGGTCATCACTGCACACCAGTGGCATGCAGTGACTTTTAGAAAAGGGCAAGCAGAGACGATTTATATACAAAAGTAtataattgtgtggatgctgtagGCATCCACACATtaagttcctgtttctctttattctttacactttattctagttgctccgtACTTTTTTGCCGtggaactacttccacaatttttgtgcgATTTtcaactattctgctatttctgctaatgccggctatgacttttggtatttttttactattatactttttaaaatattaagcttttttccttttttttgtcccatttgAAATGAAAGggaaacttccaaaattctgctaaaacttgcttgtttttggaacttaactacttcctcatactttcacgtagaacaaccattcaaactttaaaatgttctgaaatcattgggctattcatgtatgattcagctttttcatatctgttaccatttcaatcttatccctctttaagttttcagttgcatcattgtgatttttcagaaaatagttgcgttgttatggttgctatgcagttggctTAGAGTGGGCCACTGAACCTTTCTGAATCTCCTCTTCATGTCttaacaacttcttgctactcgctccattttcactcaaccccaacaaattatacatcaaaatgtaggtatttttgctggctttcagaaaatgtcactatcattgttgtgggagttagagatttttggcaaatctcctcagagcaacacaaagtctgaaaactctccatagaaactcaatggagacgTTGCTCGAAATGAgagctggaattctctaatgagacacattttcgaatcgtcatatctccttaacgaagcgaagttaagacatgaggcttgtgccaatatatcttcagacactcctgacgctcacaattcaagaattttcttacgacctattaccgttctgccatgaattacgtttgtttgagggtaggaaattcatgtctctctcagatttcttcagatttcaaactcttggaaatgaaccactttttttctctcgtcatatctttttgatggatttccacagagccTGGAAAacttccatgactgttcaccaaagcctgctgtatTTAACAGTGAAACAAAGATATcgataataatggattgcatttctgcatttctgctaaatcatagtatttgtgttattttatagtatttttgcaatcatatagtatttctgcacaatcatagtatttgtgccaaaacatagtatttctgacaaattatagtatttgtgccaaatcatagtatttcaattcaaatcatagtatttgtgctaaatcatagtatgtgtgcaaaaacatagtatttgcgctaaatcatagtttttgtgccaaatcatagtttttgtgccaaatcatagtttttctgctaaattacaGAATTTGTGGTacatcaaagtatttgtgctaaatcacagtatttctgctaaattacagtatttctggtaaatcatagtatttttggtaaatcatactatttctgctaaattacagtatttctgctgaatcacaGTATTTTTGCaatgtttaagtatttttggcttaatatagtatttctgttatctcctaaattcttgtgtTTCTGacaagttatcatgtttctcctaagttacaatatttctgctaagttctgctatgttattgtattactgccaagtattatgtttcctctaagttattgcagttctgctaagtaattacatttttgcaaagttcttatgcttcggcaaagtttttacaatttttgcaacttttcagcttttttcagcagacagcttcagctttacagcatccacacagcattttcgcaggaaatgcaaatttttctagttatttctatattattgctgtatttaatttttgttttagtgttcAGCATCATATTCGGAAAATTAaaagactttattttttatttatttacacaaatGGAAAGgacaagaaaacaagaaaaatacagTTCAATAGCTTGCGTTTGTAAAATGTGtccagttcagttcagttcactgTGAATTTGACTGTTCCAGTAGAGATTTTGTACGAGAGCTGCAGGACTGTTGAGGCTCTGCAAAAAAGGGTGGAACCTCAAGCAAATTAAGCAGTGAGCTAAGACCTTCTTCAATAGAGTGTATGAAGGTAGCCGTGGTTTGGGGGGTGAAGGACTGATCTGATTCTGGTGAGGACCAGTCAGCTTGAGGAGAGGAGGGCTGTAGAGGCTGTGCAAAGGGCCCAAGTTTGAGGTCGTTAAGTAGTGAcatcatatttttttcagtttcgcTGAAGGGAGACACTGGCTGGCATTCAGTGGGCGCAACAGAGGAGTCCAGCAATATAGATGGAGAGGAATTCTCCAGAGAAGCAGGGCTGTTCGGACTATATTTAGGAGTATTAGAACAGGAGAGTGTATCAGGCTGTGGAGTGACAGGGAGGATTGACCACATGTCATCCTGAATGTCAGCGAAACCAATAGGCTCTTTTTGGTTTTCAAAGAATGTGTCAGGGGAGGCACATAATGTGGATAAAGCAGAATATACAGGAGAAGCAAGGCTGGTCTGATTTAACTGAGGACCAATGAGTGGAGAGGAGGGCTGCTGAAACTGCTCAGAAGTGAGGAGGAGGTCAAGCTGTTCTACCACTGACAGCAGTGCTTCATCAGTGTCACTGACAAAAGGGGCGTCTTTCTGGAGCTGAATGGGTGCAGCAGAGGAGGCCAGTGATGCAGATGGGGAGAAATCTATACGAGAAGCTGGGAGGACCGGATTTACTTGACACACAGGCGCATCAGCTGCTGTCTGTGTGTTCTGCAGTTGCACACACGCTGACTGCTGATAACGCAGGTTGGTAACAGTTGGCTGTCTCTGTGGCTGCTCGAGAGGCTCCTTCGcaactgaagaggaagaagatggCTGTGTCTGAGCTGGCATCACACAAAGCCTCTTGGCCTGTTGGGCTTCCTGTTTAGGTTCAGATgctgcacaaaacaaaaacacagtaagTCTTCTTTTGTTAACAGATTCCCATCTTCTTTACATCACATTTCACATGAAAAACATCATAATTCCCAGAAATCTCCTCTCACCTGTGCTTGAGGTGCGATTTCGtgttctcttcctctttttgccctaaaaacaaaaatatgagaATTTTCATCAGTTGATCCAAACTTTGTGCACTGACTGTTTCATAATTCAGTGCAGTGATGGGCACATGTATGAACTGCATGTTGGCACTTTGGACATACATAGTTTTCTTTGGTGGACCAGTCTGGATGCTCTGTGGCGTGACGGCAACTCTCCGTTTCAGCCTGATCaaaatattttgcttgttgGTCTTTTGAGAGAGCCCTCCACTGCAGACAGACAATCATGAGAACACACTGTCAGCATAGATAAATACTCAGCTACACTGTTACTACACATAACTACAGGACAGCTggtacacatgcacaaacatgagCATAAAGCATTAACAGATGCATAAATATATTCAGAGTTACACACTTACCCTCTTTCCCACAACTGCATTTATGGCTGCACTGCCAGTTAGGTTCAGTTCCGCCATCACCTTTGGCCTCTGCTCCTTCAGGTAAATCATGAAGGCGTTTGGTGGTTTCTTTATGTACAGCC
Above is a window of Oreochromis niloticus isolate F11D_XX linkage group LG19, O_niloticus_UMD_NMBU, whole genome shotgun sequence DNA encoding:
- the LOC102075719 gene encoding transcription factor 7-like 1 isoform X3; translated protein: MDIRDENNHISETMQSEEASSPPEDAAVDILGQTSYTLPPPPFPAGTPAPPQPASDPQTGGFISNILPEPAPRVYQQLVPLMGSAPAHLYSQPGTDRQGQLRHPEGNVPGIPENMRQYVRPAGELHGVPFWDFVTPPPPSNPPLLPPFLTGAPAPPQSALDPRTGGFPKNRKCEAKQDEDRLYIKKPPNAFMIYLKEQRPKVMAELNLTGSAAINAVVGKRWRALSKDQQAKYFDQAETESCRHATEHPDWSTKENYGKKRKRTRNRTSSTASEPKQEAQQAKRLCVMPAQTQPSSSSSVAKEPLEQPQRQPTVTNLRYQQSACVQLQNTQTAADAPVCQVNPVLPASRIDFSPSASLASSAAPIQLQKDAPFVSDTDEALLSVVEQLDLLLTSEQFQQPSSPLIGPQLNQTSLASPVYSALSTLCASPDTFFENQKEPIGFADIQDDMWSILPVTPQPDTLSCSNTPKYSPNSPASLENSSPSILLDSSVAPTECQPVSPFSETEKNMMSLLNDLKLGPFAQPLQPSSPQADWSSPESDQSFTPQTTATFIHSIEEGLSSLLNLLEVPPFFAEPQQSCSSRTKSLLEQSNSQ
- the LOC102075719 gene encoding transcription factor 7-like 1-B isoform X2, which translates into the protein MLMVQCSWSQERMKKPDHLVYKNKGNVPGIPENKRQYVRPAGELHGVPFWEFVTPPPPSNPPLRPPFPTGAPAPPQSALDPRIGGFLSHTLLETAPPVSQQLVPLMVTNTATVPAHLYSQPGTDRQGLLRHPEGNVPGIPENMRQYVRPAGELHGVPFWDFVTPPPPSNPPLLPPFLTGAPAPPQSALDPRTGGFPKNRKCEAKQDEDRLYIKKPPNAFMIYLKEQRPKVMAELNLTGSAAINAVVGKRWRALSKDQQAKYFDQAETESCRHATEHPDWSTKENYGKKRKRTRNRTSSTASEPKQEAQQAKRLCVMPAQTQPSSSSSVAKEPLEQPQRQPTVTNLRYQQSACVQLQNTQTAADAPVCQVNPVLPASRIDFSPSASLASSAAPIQLQKDAPFVSDTDEALLSVVEQLDLLLTSEQFQQPSSPLIGPQLNQTSLASPVYSALSTLCASPDTFFENQKEPIGFADIQDDMWSILPVTPQPDTLSCSNTPKYSPNSPASLENSSPSILLDSSVAPTECQPVSPFSETEKNMMSLLNDLKLGPFAQPLQPSSPQADWSSPESDQSFTPQTTATFIHSIEEGLSSLLNLLEVPPFFAEPQQSCSSRTKSLLEQSNSQ
- the LOC102075719 gene encoding transcription factor 7-like 1 isoform X4; this encodes MDIRDENNHISETMQSEEASSPPEDAAVDILGQTSYTLPPPPFPAGTPAPPQPASDPQTGGFISNILPEPAPRVYQQLVPLMGSAPAHLYSQPGTDRQGQLRHPEGNVPGIPENKRQYVRPAGELHGVPFWDFVTPPPPSNPPLLPPFLTGAPAPPQSALDPRTGGFPKNRKCEAKQDEDRLYIKKPPNAFMIYLKEQRPKVMAELNLTGSAAINAVVGKRWRALSKDQQAKYFDQAETESCRHATEHPDWSTKENYGKKRKRTRNRTSSTASEPKQEAQQAKRLCVMPAQTQPSSSSSVAKEPLEQPQRQPTVTNLRYQQSACVQLQNTQTAADAPVCQVNPVLPASRIDFSPSASLASSAAPIQLQKDAPFVSDTDEALLSVVEQLDLLLTSEQFQQPSSPLIGPQLNQTSLASPVYSALSTLCASPDTFFENQKEPIGFADIQDDMWSILPVTPQPDTLSCSNTPKYSPNSPASLENSSPSILLDSSVAPTECQPVSPFSETEKNMMSLLNDLKLGPFAQPLQPSSPQADWSSPESDQSFTPQTTATFIHSIEEGLSSLLNLLEVPPFFAEPQQSCSSRTKSLLEQSNSQ
- the LOC102075719 gene encoding transcription factor 7-like 1-A isoform X1, whose amino-acid sequence is MDIRDENNHISETMQSEEASSPPEDAAVDILGQTSYTLPPPPFPAGTPAPPQPASDPQTGGFISNILPEPAPRVYQQLVPLMGSAPAHLYSQPGTDRQGQLRHPEGNVPGIPENKRQYVRPAGELHGVPFWEFVTPPPPSNPPLRPPFPTGAPAPPQSALDPRIGGFLSHTLLETAPPVSQQLVPLMVTNTATVPAHLYSQPGTDRQGLLRHPEGNVPGIPENMRQYVRPAGELHGVPFWDFVTPPPPSNPPLLPPFLTGAPAPPQSALDPRTGGFPKNRKCEAKQDEDRLYIKKPPNAFMIYLKEQRPKVMAELNLTGSAAINAVVGKRWRALSKDQQAKYFDQAETESCRHATEHPDWSTKENYGKKRKRTRNRTSSTASEPKQEAQQAKRLCVMPAQTQPSSSSSVAKEPLEQPQRQPTVTNLRYQQSACVQLQNTQTAADAPVCQVNPVLPASRIDFSPSASLASSAAPIQLQKDAPFVSDTDEALLSVVEQLDLLLTSEQFQQPSSPLIGPQLNQTSLASPVYSALSTLCASPDTFFENQKEPIGFADIQDDMWSILPVTPQPDTLSCSNTPKYSPNSPASLENSSPSILLDSSVAPTECQPVSPFSETEKNMMSLLNDLKLGPFAQPLQPSSPQADWSSPESDQSFTPQTTATFIHSIEEGLSSLLNLLEVPPFFAEPQQSCSSRTKSLLEQSNSQ